The following proteins are encoded in a genomic region of Anguilla anguilla isolate fAngAng1 chromosome 15, fAngAng1.pri, whole genome shotgun sequence:
- the cldng gene encoding claudin-like protein ZF-A9, giving the protein MARTVVQLLGFLLGLVGMIGTLIATVLPHWRRTAYIGSNIITVTGYMTGLWMECVWRSTGIYQCQVHRSLLALPSDLQAARALMVLACFASAFATAASATGMKCTRCFHRSSFKSTLVVGGGLLFGASGLLCLVTVSWTTSDAVRDFHNPLQPGVKYEIGQAVYLGFFSAFLSLAGGVALCLSCEDPPRRPPRSCPPHARPHYPPPPRSALQKPPPPYRPPAGRPPVHKSNHVPSRYSASSNGYRLSDYV; this is encoded by the coding sequence ATGGCCCGCACAGTGGTCCAGCTCCTGGGCTTCCTCCTGGGTCTTGTGGGCATGATTGGCACTCTCATCGCCACGGTTTTGCCGCACTGGCGCCGGACGGCGTACATAGGGTCCAACATCATCACGGTGACTGGCTACATGACGGGACTGTGGATGGAGTGCGTGTGGCGCAGCACGGGCATCTACCAGTGCCAGGTGCACCGGTCCCTGCTGGCCCTGCCGTCCGACCTGCAGGCCGCGCGGGCGCTCATGGTGCTCGCCTGCTTCGCCTCGGCCTTCGCCACCGCCGCCTCGGCCACGGGCATGAAGTGCACCCGCTGCTTCCACCGCTCTTCGTTCAAGAGCACGCTGGTGGTGGGCGGCGGCCTCCTCTTCGGGGCGAGCGGGCTGCTCTGCCTGGTGACCGTGTCCTGGACCACCAGCGACGCGGTGCGTGACTTCCACAACCCCCTGCAGCCCGGCGTTAAGTACGAGATCGGCCAGGCCGTCTACCTGGGGTTCTTCTCCGCCTTCCTGAGCCTGGCTGGCGGGGTCGCGCTCTGCCTGTCCTGCGAGGACCCccctcgccgccccccccggAGCTGCCCCCCCCACGCCCGCCCCCACTACCCCCCGCCGCCCCGCAGTGCCTTGCAAAAGCCGCCTCCCCCGTACCGACCCCCTGCTGGCCGACCCCCTGTCCACAAGAGCAACCACGTCCCCTCCCGCTACTCGGCCTCCAGTAATGGGTACAGACTCAGTGACTACGTGTGA